The genomic interval GGTCCGATGAGGTTGGCGACGCAGGCCAGGGCGAGGCCCACGGCGTGTCCGGCGCGGGCGAAGACGGTCCGGACGGCGGGGTCGCCGGTGTGCGCGAGGCGGATCGCGCCGTCCATGGTCAACTCCGCGTCGCCGGTGGCCTGTCGGGCCTGCTCGACGATCGCGTGGGTGGAGGCGACCGCCTCCACGCACCCGGTGTTGCCGCAGGTGCAGACCCGGTCGGTACCGCTCACCGGCAGGTGCCCCACTTCGCCCGCCACGCCGTGCGCTCCGGAGACCACCCGGCCGGCGACGCAGAGCCCGGCGCCGATGCCGACGCCGACGGTGACCAGGGCGAAGATCGACAGCCCGACGCCGGCGCCGAACCACTGCTCGGCCACGGTCAGGGCCCGTACGTCGTTCTCGATGACCGTCGGTGTCCCGGTGGCCGTCTCGACGAGCTGGGCGAGCGGCACCCGGCGCCAGTCGAGGAAGGGCGAGTACTGGACCGTGCCCAACTGGCTGTCCACGTCGCCGGAGATGGTGACGCCGATGCCGTGGAGGCCGGTGGTGCCCTCCAGGTTCGCCGCCGTGCGCAGTTCGTCGACCAGCCGGGCGATGGCCAGCACCACGGTGCCCACGTCGCGTGAGTCGAGGCGGACGCGCCGGGAGGCCAGTGGACGGGCCGTCAAGTCGGCCAGTACGCCGATGAGTTCCTCGCCGGTGACCTTCACACCGGCGAACAGGGCGCGTTCGGCCCGTACTTCGACCGGGGTCGCCGGGCGGCCGTTCGTCCGCTCGGTGGCGGGCCGGCCGCCCTCGGTGATCCAGCCGTCGGCCATGAGCGAGGTGGCCACTTTGGTGACGGCTCCCGGGGTCAGCCCGGTCCGCCGGCCGATCTCGGCGCGACTCAGCGGACCGTGCTGGAGCAGGGTCTGCAGGACGAGGGCGGCCGCGGGTGGCTGGTCGGCGAGGCTCATGGGGCGACGTTACCTTTCCTTTGGAAAGTAAGACAAGGCCTATACATCGGCCCTATCGGCCTGAAACCGCAGGTCATTCGACAGCAGGTGGCCGAAACCCCCCACCTGGCCTCACAAAGGTCGGAGTTTTCTACGCGTTGACTATGTTGACGCTGGAAGGAAACTAAGCCTAGATTCGCCGCACTCCTCGTCGGGGCGGACGGGACGGTCCTGCGCCGGTGAGGAGTGTGTGGCCCCCACCCACTCGCCCGTTGGTCCCAGCGAACCCTCTCGGTGATGTCCCGGGACGACCACCACCGAGAGGCTCCCCGCACCCGACACCTCAGGCGGGAACCCCGCCTGTAGCCGCGCCCTGACGGAGTACACACATGCCTCGTCCAGCTCGACCCACACGTCTGAGAACCCTCACCTGCCTCACCGCGCTCACGGCGGCCCTCATCGTGCCCGCCTCCGCACGGGCCGCGACCGGCGCGGACGCCTCGGGGGCCCAGGCGTCCGGTGCCACGAGCACGCCCCTCGTGGCCGCCAAGCCGTACATGGGCTACAGCACCTGGAGCGTCGAATCCACCAACTTCCCCGGCTACGGCGGGGACTGGCTCACCGAGGCGCACGTCCTGCAACAGGCGGACGTACTGTCCTCGAAGTTGAAGTCGCACGGCTACAACTACGTGAACGTGGACGCCGGCTGGAACGACGCCAAGGGCGACGCCTATGCCCGGCCGACCCCGAACCTGACGAAGTTCCCGCACGGGATGAAGTACCTCGCGGACCAACTCCACCGCAAGGGACTGAAGTTCGGCCTCTATCTGGCCGTCGGCCTCTACCAGCAGGCGTACAACGACGGCAAGACGCCCATCTACAACGCCCCGGGCTGCACCACCAAGGACATCGTCTACCCGGACCTGCGCAAGACCAGCGGCTGGGACGACGTCTCGTACCAGCTGAACTTCGCCAGCCCCTGCACCACCAAGTACATCCAGTCCGAGGCCGACCAACTCGCCTCGTTCGGCGTCGACTTCCTCAAGATCGACGGGGTGGGCCCCGGCTCGAACCAGGGCGACGACGCGCACAACAACGTCCCCGACATCCAGGCGTGGCACACCGCCCTGAAGAACACCGGGCGGCCCATCGAGTTCACCCTGTCCTGGTCGCTCAGCCACAACCAGGCCGACGTCTGGAAGGCCAACTCCAACGGCTGGCGCGTCGACACGGACGTCGAGTGCTACTGCGACACCCTGGTGACGTGGAACAACTCCGTGAAGGCACGCTGGAACGACGTCGTGCCGTGGATCGACGACGCCGGGCCGGGCCACTGGAACAACCTCGACTCGCTCGACGTGGGTTCGGACGTCATGGACGGCGTCAACCAGACCGAGCGGCAGAGCTACATGACGCTGTGGGCCATCGAGGCCGCGCCGCTGTACATCGGTGACGACCTCACCAAACTCGACAAGTACGGCCTGAAGCTGCTCACCAACGACGAGGTCATCGCGGTCGACCAGGCGGGCACCCCCGCCAGGCCGGTCAGCCAGAAGACCCCGCAGCAGACCTGGTACACCCGCAACGCGGACGGCAGTTACACCGTGGCCCTGTTCAACCTGGGCAAGGGCTACTCGGACGTGACCGCCGACTTCAGCGACCTCGGCATCAGCGGCAAGGCCAAGGTCCGCGACCTGTGGAGCCACAAGAACCTCGGTTCGGTGAGCGGCAAGTTCACCGACAACCTGGCCCCGCACGGCTCGCGTCTGCTGCGCATCACGCCTCCGGGCACCGGCAGCCACCCGGGTGTGCCGCTCAACGTGCACGGCACCGCGTCGACCGGCGACAGTGTCTCGCTCGCCTGGAGCGCGGTGAACTCCGGTACGAAGAGCACCGGTTACGACGTGTACGCCAACGGCACCAAGAAGGCCACCGTCACCGGCACCTCCGCCACCGTGAGCGGTCTGAAGGCCGGTACCGCCTACTCCCTCACCGTGGTCGCCCACGACGCGAAGGGCCGAAAGTCCAGCCCCAGCAAGGGCGTTGACGTCACCACCCCGGCGGCCGGCGGGCCTGTCTCCTACGAGGCCGAGGCCTCCGGGAACACGCTCAGCGGCAACGCCTCCGTGGGCGACTGCTCCGCGTGCTCGGGCGGCAAGAAGGTCGGCAACCTCGGCGGCACCGGAACCCTGGCGGTCAACCACGTCACCGCGCCCCGTGACGGCACCTACCTGATGAAGGTCGACTACCTCGACGGCGACACCGGCCGCACGATGATCATCAGCACGGGTGGCAGCTCCTTCCAGCAGTTCCTGCCGGGCAGCAACGACAACAACTGGGGCCGACCCAGTTCGATCACCGTGCCCGTCCAGCTGAAGGCCGGCGACAACACCATCGCCTTCGGCA from Streptomyces sp. NBC_01288 carries:
- a CDS encoding ROK family transcriptional regulator — its product is MSLADQPPAAALVLQTLLQHGPLSRAEIGRRTGLTPGAVTKVATSLMADGWITEGGRPATERTNGRPATPVEVRAERALFAGVKVTGEELIGVLADLTARPLASRRVRLDSRDVGTVVLAIARLVDELRTAANLEGTTGLHGIGVTISGDVDSQLGTVQYSPFLDWRRVPLAQLVETATGTPTVIENDVRALTVAEQWFGAGVGLSIFALVTVGVGIGAGLCVAGRVVSGAHGVAGEVGHLPVSGTDRVCTCGNTGCVEAVASTHAIVEQARQATGDAELTMDGAIRLAHTGDPAVRTVFARAGHAVGLALACVANLIGPERIIISGEGVASYDLFADHIRQAFVDHAFGAAVDCDLVVRPLPFEEWARGGAVVAAQRVFAPAK
- a CDS encoding fibronectin type III domain-containing protein, producing the protein MPRPARPTRLRTLTCLTALTAALIVPASARAATGADASGAQASGATSTPLVAAKPYMGYSTWSVESTNFPGYGGDWLTEAHVLQQADVLSSKLKSHGYNYVNVDAGWNDAKGDAYARPTPNLTKFPHGMKYLADQLHRKGLKFGLYLAVGLYQQAYNDGKTPIYNAPGCTTKDIVYPDLRKTSGWDDVSYQLNFASPCTTKYIQSEADQLASFGVDFLKIDGVGPGSNQGDDAHNNVPDIQAWHTALKNTGRPIEFTLSWSLSHNQADVWKANSNGWRVDTDVECYCDTLVTWNNSVKARWNDVVPWIDDAGPGHWNNLDSLDVGSDVMDGVNQTERQSYMTLWAIEAAPLYIGDDLTKLDKYGLKLLTNDEVIAVDQAGTPARPVSQKTPQQTWYTRNADGSYTVALFNLGKGYSDVTADFSDLGISGKAKVRDLWSHKNLGSVSGKFTDNLAPHGSRLLRITPPGTGSHPGVPLNVHGTASTGDSVSLAWSAVNSGTKSTGYDVYANGTKKATVTGTSATVSGLKAGTAYSLTVVAHDAKGRKSSPSKGVDVTTPAAGGPVSYEAEASGNTLSGNASVGDCSACSGGKKVGNLGGTGTLAVNHVTAPRDGTYLMKVDYLDGDTGRTMIISTGGSSFQQFLPGSNDNNWGRPSSITVPVQLKAGDNTIAFGNASDYASDVDRITL